AGAACTCCGTGAAAAGTCACTCTTGGTCGTTTTGCCGGATGTGCGATGTGTCCAACCTGCTGAACTGGTCCAACAGATCGGAGGACATGGAGATACGCTTCCCATCGTTGGAGGGGCTGCATCTGGAGATCCGATGAGCGGTCAAATGCACCAATGGTGTGGGACGGCGATTACAGAATCGAGTGTCGCAGGTGTACTGCTGACGGGGAATTTCCACACCGAGATTGGCGTCGCACAAGGGTGCCAACCGATTGGAAGTCCGGTTGAAATCACTGGCGCAGAGGACAACCTGATTTTTGAGCTAGATGGTAGGGAAGCGGTAGAGGTGTTACAAGAATCACTTGCACTGCTAACCGAGGAAGATATACAGCGTTCAGGCAGAATGATTTTTGTAGGTATCGCTATGGATAAATCAAATCGGTCACCACAACCGGGCGACTATCTGATTCGTAACATCACAGGCATCGATCCACAGAATGCTGCAATCGGAGTTGCAGAGAGAATCGAAACGGGACAAATCGTACAGTTTCACTTGCGAAATCCTTTTGCGGCTTCAGAAGATATTCAGGCTATTGTGAATCGGCTGCATGAAAGCGCGCAGGCACATCCACCAGCTTTCGGGCTTTACTTCAATTGCTTGGGCAGGGGGGCTGGGCTATACGGTGAGCCAAATCACGATATTCAGATTATCAAGGAAAAATTTCCGGATCTGCCGATTATCGGTTTCTTCGGGAATGCCGAATTTGCTCCCATTGGTAATCGAAATTTCGCCCATGCCTACACAGGTGCACTTGTCCTTTGTTCGGAGACTTAAGAATCAAGAAGGTATATGGGCAGCACGATGTGGGAAGCGTGATTCATCTCATGATGGATCGTGTTTTCAGCGATACGCCACCGCCCATCATTCGGATCACCGGTGTTGCGGTTGATGTCAAAATTTGGGAAATTGCTGCTACATATATCGACACGAATCCGATGGTTTGCTGCAAACAGGTTAGCGGATGGCTCAAGCGGGATCTCGATCTGATATATCTTCCCCGGCTCCATGGGCTTCGATGTCTCCCACCCCTCCCGATAGCGTGCACGGAGGATACCTTCGGACACAGGGAAGGCGTAACCCGTCGGATAATCGGGACTTGAGGGATAAAGGTCAATCAGTTTCACAAAAAAGTCGGTATCGGGCGAATCTGACGATACCCACAAGATTACCTTTATATTTCCGGCAATTCTGATGTTTTCGGACAGCGGTTGGGTCTGGAAAACCAATACATCTGGACGGGAAGCAATGGGCATACCCGGAATGCCGTGCCCCGGCAAGGTTTCCAAATCAATCTGATCGCGTGGTCCCATCCCGGAGAACCCGCCCTCGGCGGCTGGACCGTAGGGAATGATACAACGGCCATTGCTCGAAACCGTATTCCGTGGATCATAGGTATAGGACGTTCCTGCGTTTTCCTGACTCGGTTTCTCTCGCGATAGCAGACTCTCTGAGTGTAGATAGAATGGTGTTGGTTCAATGCCTTTGGGGGGCCAAATGTCGCCGTAATGCCATTCTCCACCGTGTTTCAGCCTTCCGTTAGTGTCGCGTCTCCCGTTCCCGCCACCCATAGCAAACACCTTGACCGGCGTTCCAATGTCAGCGCCCTGATCGTCCTTGAGCCAGCGATCAAACCATGCCAACTCCAAATTCAAGAAATCGTCGTAGTTGTGAATCGTTCCTGTCGTTCCGAAATTCACATCCCCACACAACGAATTAAAGTTGTTATGCGTCCAAGGACCGACAAGGAGATATTGGTTTTCTCGCTGCATCTTCACCATCTTCTGGTAACCGTCGATAATGGTGCGTGGATACCAATCATACCAACCAACGACCCATAAAATGGGTATCTCCGGAAAACAGTCAAAATACTCGTCCATCGCGAAGCCGGGTTGACGCCAAAAGTCCGTATAATCGTAGTTCTCAAAGTAGAGTTGAAAGGCAGCGTCTTCATATTTGGGCGTAATACTGAGCGGCGTCTGTCCGCGTTTCCACGGGATTCGAGACGCCCAATTCAGAAAGTTCTGACCTGAACTCATCGTCCGAACCGCTTCGGCGATAGCGGGATTTTGCTGTGCTTCTTGGCTAGTTGTTGCCGTTTCAAGAATCCACTTCAAAAGCCCCAAATGCAGCGCACCACCCCCACGCATACTGTAGTGATACGCATTGATGGGACCTTCATACGGGATTATTGTGGCTAATCCCGGCGGGTTCTGTGTTGCCGCGTGGAACTGCACCCAAGCCATGTGAGAACAGCCATACATACCCACCTTCCCGTTACAAGACGGATGATTCGCAAGCCAGACCACTGTGTCATAACCATCTTGCGGTTCATCTCGAAACGGGAAAAAATCGCCACCAGATTTGAAGCGACCACGGCAGTCCTGCACCACCGATAGGTAACCGTGCTTGGCGAAGAAACTCCCCATGTTCTCGTAACTTTCCTTCTTGTAGGGGGTTCGCTGCAGAACAGCGGGCAGTTTGCCCTCCAACGGACGACCGTCTGCCGCCGGAAAGTAGAGATCTGCGACCAAATTCACGCCGTCTCGCATGGGGACCGTAACATCCCGTACAACAATGACATCCCATGTCTTTTTTTTACTCATATTTTTCCTGCTTGCCTTTTCTGTTTCGATTTTGGTACACTAAACAAATCCATAACCACCTATCACTATTTTTGAGCAATTATAGAAAATCGCTAAAACGGACTAAATCAACTTTGGAGGAGATATCAATGAGCCTTACCAATACGGAGTTACAACAGTTTAATGAAGAGGGATATGTGGTGAAATCGGGTGTCTTTTCGGTAGAAGCCCTACAACCAATCCAAGATGCGCTTAGCGAAATAGTCGACGCAGAAGCGAAACGCCTGCAAGCTGAAGGCGTCCTGGAGAACATCTATCCCGACGAACCTTTCGGCAACCGTTTGGGGCATATCAGAAAATCCAACCTCGACGCTGCGATAGAGATTACCAGAGGTGTCATGGGGTCTGGCGGGGGTGGTTTTAGTGGGGCATCAATGTTCGGTATGCTCACCCACTCTCCCCTACTCTCTTGCGTCGAAAGCCTTATCGGTCCCACCATTATTGGTGCTTCTGCGTATCGTATTCGCCCGAAACTACCAGAGTGGGAACGTGGTGAAGTGCCGTGGCATCAAGACTCCGGGTATTTCCTCCCTCACTGTGATAAACACCTGCTCGTTACCTGCTGGATTCCTCTAGTTGATTCGACCCGGAATAACGGTTGTCTCTACGTGATGCCCAAGGTGCATCGGCGGGGCGTTTATCGGCATTATACCGGGGGACATGGTGGGTTCCTCGAAATACCCACCGATGAATTTCCAGACACGGGACCCATTCCGATGGAGATGAAGGCAGGGGATGTGTTGTTCATGACCAACTTGACCCCACATGCCTCATTTGAAAATCACAGTGAACAGGTGCGCTGGAGCGTAGACTTGCGCTACCAAAGTGCTGAAGCCCCAAACAACGCAGATGAAGGTCCGGAATCCTATACGCCGGAACGCGAAACAGTTACTATGGCATGTTATCCGCCAGAAGCCGATTTTGTCCTGCGTAATCCCGAACACCCGGAGCAGGAGGTTCGCAGCCCAGAAGAATTTCGTAGAATCCGGGAGCGCTTTCATGGAGCAGGGGCATTCCACCCCGGACGGGGTTGGACACGGCTTGAAGATAGAGAAATTTGAATCCTATTCCTACGAACCCCGAAAAAAACACTCCACACTGTCTTGTATATTACTGAACCAAAAAAGAGCAGAGGAGGAATTTTATGAGAATGCTAGGAAACAAGAAAATTCGCCATATTGCACGAATCCTACAATATGTGCCGGTAGTGGTAACTTTTTTCTTCGCACTATCTTTTTGGCGAAAAGGGTTCAATGAAGGGGCTGTCGCCATCGGTGCAGTTTGTATTGGCTTGCTGTTACTAAATCTCCTACTGCATATAGATCACATCGGAGATAAAATAATGGCAATCAGAAAACCTCTCGGTCTTGTGGCTTCAGTTATCATTATTTCTATTGGGGTGTATTCTTTGGCAATAGGAAGTATCTATGCGGGTATATTTTATGTGTTACTCGGTATGACTTTCCTATTCATGGAGATTTTGAAGGGGAAGTGGGGAGTTATTTGTTGTGCTGCTGTTCTTGTACTCGCTGTGGGCGTCCTCATTTTAGAAGCGGTCAACAGCAACAAACCACCCGCTGTTGAGAGAGAAATGGGTGTCCAGCAGGTTATGGCAACCCAAAAACGCTTTCACGCCTGATCCCCACCCACATTGAATGTCACCGCTCTGTTTACGGGTTGAATGCGCCCCGCTGCCTCTAGCTTGCGAAGTATCGTAGGTTGGGTTGAACACTTGAAGGGATTCACTATCAAGCGCAGCTGAGTTTCTGTCCCTCAACACGATGTTTTGCTCGGGGGCGCAAGTGAAATCCAATCCTCGCAGCCAAAAAAAATCTTCCTGCCCCGTCGCTATTCCCCTAGATACGCCTCCCGTACTCGTGCATCGTTCAAAAGTTCCGATGATGTGCCTTCGATAGCTATCTCCCCTGTCTCCATAACGTAGCCGCGATGGGTAGTCTGTAAGGCGAGATACGCGTTCTGCTCAACCAGAAGAATAGTGGTGCCTTGGTTGTTAATTTCTTGAATTATCTCAAAAATCTGCTCAACCAGAAGTGGTGCAAGTCCAAGCGAAGGTTCATCAAGCAGCAGGAGACGGGGATGTGACATAAGCGCACGACCGATAGCCAGCATTTGCTGTTCACCACCGCTCAATGTGCCGCCCTGCTGCCCTCTTCGCTCACGCAAAACTGGAAAAAGATCAAAAACCCGATCAAGATCTTCTCTGATGCCGGGGGTATCCTTGCGCAGGAATGCACCAAGTTCAAGATTCTCTAACACTGTCATTTCAGGAAAAATCAGTCTCCCCTCGGGTACCTGCGAAATTCCCAATTGGACGCGCTTTTCTGCTGAGGTCTCGGTCAAATCGTCCCCCTCGAAGGTAATTGTCCCTTGCGCGGGGTGATGGATGCCCGATATTGTCATCAATGTCGTTGATTTGCCCGCTCCATTGGCTCCAATCAAACAGACCATTTCCCCTTCTTCAACGTAAAAGGAGACACCCCTGATGGCCCGAATATTGCCATAGTAGGTGTGAATCTCGTTAAGTTTGAGCATCGTAGGATTCCCCAAGATAAGCTTTGATTACACGCTCATCGTTTTGAACTGCTTCAGGTTCGCCAGCGCTGATCTTTTCTCCCTGAGCGATTACAGTAACCCAGTCTGAAATCTGCATGACCATTTTCATGTCATGTTCAATCAGCAGAATCGTGATTCCTTTGTCACGGATCGCATGGATGAGTTCTATTAACTGTTGTGTTTCCTGCGGGTTCATGCCCGCCGCGGGTTCATCTAAAAGCAGCAGTTTTGGCCCCATCGCTAACGCCCGTGCAATTTCAATTCGTCGCTGGTCGCCATAAGAAAGATTGCCGGCAAGCTGATCCCGAAAGCCTTCTAATCCCACGAAGTTGAGTTGCTGAAACGCATGCGACGTGATGTGTGATTCTTCTTGACGCTGTTTTTGGTTACGACTGATTGAGTTCCAGAGGCGGCTTTTTGACCGGCAGTGCCTCCCGATTTTCACATTATCTAACACCGTCAGTTCAGAAAACAGCCGGATGTTTTGAAATGTGCGCGCCATTCCAATTTCCGCAATCTGATCCGGACGCAGATCAACAACGTCTCGATTTTGAAACTTGACGCTCCCTTCGGATGGAGGTTCCAGTCCTGTGACACAGTTAAAAAGTGTCGTTTTGCCCGCGCCGTTGGGACCAATTAGGCTGGCAATCTGTCCTTCTTGCACAGATATATCAACATTTGACACGGCGGTCACGCCGCCAAAATGCTTGGTCAGCTTGGTAATTTCAAGAATTGACGTTGTTTCGTTCATAGTTTTTATCTACATTTCGAATAAAGAGTTGACAGGCGGATTCACGCCTGATATCCACCTGTATTGAACAGTGCCACCCTGTTATCCGGCTGAACTTCCCCGGCTTTCAGCAGTTTACAGAGTCCCGCAACCGTTGCTGCACCTTCAGGGCAAGCCAAAATGCCTTCCTGCGTTGCCAAGGTTGCCATTGCCTCCTGTATTTCGCCATCGGTGACGGCAACTGCAGCACCATTGCTCTGGTAAATAGCCTCGAGAATCAAAAAATCGCCGACAGCCTGTGGCACTCGTAAGCCGGCGGCAGATGTATGTGCGTTTGACCACGGTTCGGCTTCAGCTGCACCGTCCTGCCACGCTTTGACGATTGGCGCGCAACCCGTCGACTGTACGGAGATCATACGCGGACGTTTCTCATCAATCCACCCGATAGCTTCCAACTCCTGAAATACTTTCCACATTCCGACGATTCCCGTGCCTCCTCCCGTCGGATAGACGATGACATCGGGAAGCTCCCAATTAAACTGTTCCGCGATCTCAAGGCCCATCGTCTTTTTTCCCTCAACGCGATACGGTTCTTTGAGGGTTGAAACGTCGAACCACCCTTCATCTTCCTTACGCTCGGCAACGATTTTTCCCGCATCCGTAATTAATCCGTCAATGAGCGTAACATTTGCGCCCGCCAGTTGACAGGTGTTACGGTTAAACGGCGGAACATCTTGGGGCATGAAGATATGCGCCGCCATCCCCGCTTGGGCTGCATAGCTAGCGAGTGCAGTCGCTGCGTTACCTGCGGACGGAATCGCGAGTTTAGTTAATCCGAGTTCTTTGGCTCTGGAAACCGCCATTGCCAATCCACGCGCCTTAAAACTGCCGGTTGGCAGACGGGACTCATCCTTCACCCACAACGCTTCGAGTCCTAAGAAGGCAGCAAGCCGTTGTGCTGGCAGGAGCGGTGTCATCGACTCATTCAGGGAAACGATGTGGCGCGAGTCAATTACGGGAAGAAGTTCGGCATATCGCCACATTGATGCCTCACGTCCCGATAGGGAAGATTTATCCCAAGTTTGAGCAATCTTATCCAACGCATAACGCGGAAATAGAGGCTTCCCGCACTCCGTGCACAAGTTCTGTGGGAGGTTGGGGTCGTAGGTTTGGGCGCAACGGCTGCATTCGAGGTGAGTGAAATAACTCATAGTGCTCCCAACAGTTTCAGGATTAATCCTTTCATGCTATGAAGTCGGTTCTCCGACTGATCAAACATAATCGATCTCGGGTCCTCAACGATTGCGCCCGAAATCTCATAACCACGGTGAGCGGGCAGACAGTGCATAACGAGGACCTCCTGCCCCGCGAGTAACTCAGCGTTCAACTGATAGGGTGATAGGGTTTCAATTCGTCGTTCCTTCTCCTCCTTAAACGATGGATCCGTAAAAAACTCCATATCGACCCATGTGTCTGTATACACAACATCACTGTTTGCAATCGTTGGGTGGAGCTGATCTGATGCTTTATAGGTCCCCGCTTTACGCGCTGTTTCATAGAGTTCCTCATCGACAGCTGCAGGATTCATCTCCGGCGCAACGACCGTTACTTCCATGCCTGTCTTTAGCCCGGCGGTAATCAACGAGTTGCATACGTTATTGTGCACCCCGATATAAGTGAGCTTAATCCCTTCGATACGTCCGAATTTTTCCTGTATGGTCATCAAGTCACCGAGTGCTTGGGTCGGATGGTAACGGTCGCAGCACCCGTTGATGACCGGAACCGTTGCGCTCTCGGCTGCTTTCACGACATCTGCATGTTTGAGAAAACGAGCGAGAATAAGATCTGAATAAGCCGACAGTACACGAATTTCATCGCGCAAATCTGCAAGCGCGAAATTGGTGGTACGCCAATCCAGATAAACGGCATGACCACCCAATTGAGTCATACCGACTTCCCCAGCACAACGGGTTCGGGTTGAGGTCTTCTGGAAAAGCATGGCAAGGCTGCGCCGATTCGTAGTATTCGCATACTGTTCTTGGTTGTTTTTGATTGCGATGCTGCCCTCAACAACCGCGATCACATCTTCTGTCGACCAGTTTTTTAACGAAACAAGATTCATGATAGGTCTCCCAAAAAGTTTGAAAAGCATGATTATACTTCATGGCAACCCCCATGTCAAGCGAGAATAGTGCTAAAAAAGTTTGACGCTGATACCTACTTTTGCGAAAATAGAGATGTGTCTGATTACTGCCTATCTGCCCATCGCTTAATCAGCCCAATACACCGCCATAAAATCTGAGGTCCCCAACTAATGGATAAAATCAAACTCCAACTTTACACGAAAGCTGATTGCCCGCTTTGCGATGAAGCGAAGGAATGCCTAGAATCGATCGCAGCGCAATTCCCAATCCAGATTGAAGAAATCGACATCACAGCAAATTTGGGTTTATTCATAAAATATAAAGAATTAATTCCTGTGCTTGAGCTGGAAGGAAAACAGTTGTTTGTGCATCGGATCCATGTGAAAAGCCTCAAGCGAAAATTAATCTGGCAGCGGTGGCGGCGATGGTTCATTGACAAGGGCTAGGCATGCCCATAATAATCCCCAAGCAATCTGTCTGTCCTTGTCTGCTCGATGTTCAAATATTCATAGCCCGACTCTCCACTTGACACATCCATAAATGTGTGATAGACTTTGCGGCGCAAACACAACTGTACCAACTATTGAATCACAACAAGACTTTTAGGAGGAGGTTTACTTATATGGCAGATGTAGGAAGCACTGCACCTGATTTTAAACTTGCTGGCACTCTCGGTGCCGAGGATACAGAAGTCTCTCTGGACAACTTCAAAGGCAAGAATCTAGTGGTGATATTCTATCCACTCGATTTCTCGCCAGTTTGCTCCGAACAGATTCCTGATTTTAATGAAAAGGTTGATGAGATTCGCGCGAAAAATGCTGATATCATCGCGATTAACCGTGACTCAGCGTTTGCGCATAAAGCATGGAGCGAGCAACTTGGTGGTGTTAAATTCCCGCTCCTCGCCGACATGAATCTTGAAGTATCAAAGCAGTTTGGGATGGCACTTGAAGAGGTCGGAATCACGAATCGCGGCGTTATCATCATTGATTCGGAAGGCAATATTGCTTTCAAGCATGTCGAAGATGCCCCACCAGACAACACCCTTGCCGTGAATCAGGTATTGAGTGAACTTGATAAATTGAGCTAAATCGATATTCCGAATCCAATCTTAAACACTAAAGTAATCGACGGGCTTCAGAGATTTAATCTTTGAAGCCCGTTTTTTTGTCAGAGGCTGCTTGAACCTTTGGGGAAACGGCAAAGAAATCCGCAACAGTCTCGGCAGCCTGTTCATGTTCAATTATTGGATATTTTGGATTG
This genomic window from Candidatus Poribacteria bacterium contains:
- a CDS encoding FIST C-terminal domain-containing protein: MIRAGVGHSLSASGSEAAEQATTIAMGKAKLAKADLAFVFATADYQSEYAQLCEEVQKTSGCEHLIGCSGMGILTSDGEFEGKSVVAVLVLRSDQLSALSFCVSEDGAAPAGTAIRNQIQPELREKSLLVVLPDVRCVQPAELVQQIGGHGDTLPIVGGAASGDPMSGQMHQWCGTAITESSVAGVLLTGNFHTEIGVAQGCQPIGSPVEITGAEDNLIFELDGREAVEVLQESLALLTEEDIQRSGRMIFVGIAMDKSNRSPQPGDYLIRNITGIDPQNAAIGVAERIETGQIVQFHLRNPFAASEDIQAIVNRLHESAQAHPPAFGLYFNCLGRGAGLYGEPNHDIQIIKEKFPDLPIIGFFGNAEFAPIGNRNFAHAYTGALVLCSET
- a CDS encoding CocE/NonD family hydrolase encodes the protein MSKKKTWDVIVVRDVTVPMRDGVNLVADLYFPAADGRPLEGKLPAVLQRTPYKKESYENMGSFFAKHGYLSVVQDCRGRFKSGGDFFPFRDEPQDGYDTVVWLANHPSCNGKVGMYGCSHMAWVQFHAATQNPPGLATIIPYEGPINAYHYSMRGGGALHLGLLKWILETATTSQEAQQNPAIAEAVRTMSSGQNFLNWASRIPWKRGQTPLSITPKYEDAAFQLYFENYDYTDFWRQPGFAMDEYFDCFPEIPILWVVGWYDWYPRTIIDGYQKMVKMQRENQYLLVGPWTHNNFNSLCGDVNFGTTGTIHNYDDFLNLELAWFDRWLKDDQGADIGTPVKVFAMGGGNGRRDTNGRLKHGGEWHYGDIWPPKGIEPTPFYLHSESLLSREKPSQENAGTSYTYDPRNTVSSNGRCIIPYGPAAEGGFSGMGPRDQIDLETLPGHGIPGMPIASRPDVLVFQTQPLSENIRIAGNIKVILWVSSDSPDTDFFVKLIDLYPSSPDYPTGYAFPVSEGILRARYREGWETSKPMEPGKIYQIEIPLEPSANLFAANHRIRVDICSSNFPNFDINRNTGDPNDGRWRIAENTIHHEMNHASHIVLPIYLLDS
- a CDS encoding phytanoyl-CoA dioxygenase family protein — protein: MSLTNTELQQFNEEGYVVKSGVFSVEALQPIQDALSEIVDAEAKRLQAEGVLENIYPDEPFGNRLGHIRKSNLDAAIEITRGVMGSGGGGFSGASMFGMLTHSPLLSCVESLIGPTIIGASAYRIRPKLPEWERGEVPWHQDSGYFLPHCDKHLLVTCWIPLVDSTRNNGCLYVMPKVHRRGVYRHYTGGHGGFLEIPTDEFPDTGPIPMEMKAGDVLFMTNLTPHASFENHSEQVRWSVDLRYQSAEAPNNADEGPESYTPERETVTMACYPPEADFVLRNPEHPEQEVRSPEEFRRIRERFHGAGAFHPGRGWTRLEDREI
- a CDS encoding ABC transporter ATP-binding protein — its product is MLKLNEIHTYYGNIRAIRGVSFYVEEGEMVCLIGANGAGKSTTLMTISGIHHPAQGTITFEGDDLTETSAEKRVQLGISQVPEGRLIFPEMTVLENLELGAFLRKDTPGIREDLDRVFDLFPVLRERRGQQGGTLSGGEQQMLAIGRALMSHPRLLLLDEPSLGLAPLLVEQIFEIIQEINNQGTTILLVEQNAYLALQTTHRGYVMETGEIAIEGTSSELLNDARVREAYLGE
- a CDS encoding ABC transporter ATP-binding protein → MNETTSILEITKLTKHFGGVTAVSNVDISVQEGQIASLIGPNGAGKTTLFNCVTGLEPPSEGSVKFQNRDVVDLRPDQIAEIGMARTFQNIRLFSELTVLDNVKIGRHCRSKSRLWNSISRNQKQRQEESHITSHAFQQLNFVGLEGFRDQLAGNLSYGDQRRIEIARALAMGPKLLLLDEPAAGMNPQETQQLIELIHAIRDKGITILLIEHDMKMVMQISDWVTVIAQGEKISAGEPEAVQNDERVIKAYLGESYDAQT
- a CDS encoding threonine synthase, encoding MSYFTHLECSRCAQTYDPNLPQNLCTECGKPLFPRYALDKIAQTWDKSSLSGREASMWRYAELLPVIDSRHIVSLNESMTPLLPAQRLAAFLGLEALWVKDESRLPTGSFKARGLAMAVSRAKELGLTKLAIPSAGNAATALASYAAQAGMAAHIFMPQDVPPFNRNTCQLAGANVTLIDGLITDAGKIVAERKEDEGWFDVSTLKEPYRVEGKKTMGLEIAEQFNWELPDVIVYPTGGGTGIVGMWKVFQELEAIGWIDEKRPRMISVQSTGCAPIVKAWQDGAAEAEPWSNAHTSAAGLRVPQAVGDFLILEAIYQSNGAAVAVTDGEIQEAMATLATQEGILACPEGAATVAGLCKLLKAGEVQPDNRVALFNTGGYQA
- the argF gene encoding ornithine carbamoyltransferase, translated to MNLVSLKNWSTEDVIAVVEGSIAIKNNQEQYANTTNRRSLAMLFQKTSTRTRCAGEVGMTQLGGHAVYLDWRTTNFALADLRDEIRVLSAYSDLILARFLKHADVVKAAESATVPVINGCCDRYHPTQALGDLMTIQEKFGRIEGIKLTYIGVHNNVCNSLITAGLKTGMEVTVVAPEMNPAAVDEELYETARKAGTYKASDQLHPTIANSDVVYTDTWVDMEFFTDPSFKEEKERRIETLSPYQLNAELLAGQEVLVMHCLPAHRGYEISGAIVEDPRSIMFDQSENRLHSMKGLILKLLGAL
- a CDS encoding glutaredoxin family protein — encoded protein: MDKIKLQLYTKADCPLCDEAKECLESIAAQFPIQIEEIDITANLGLFIKYKELIPVLELEGKQLFVHRIHVKSLKRKLIWQRWRRWFIDKG
- a CDS encoding redoxin domain-containing protein, coding for MADVGSTAPDFKLAGTLGAEDTEVSLDNFKGKNLVVIFYPLDFSPVCSEQIPDFNEKVDEIRAKNADIIAINRDSAFAHKAWSEQLGGVKFPLLADMNLEVSKQFGMALEEVGITNRGVIIIDSEGNIAFKHVEDAPPDNTLAVNQVLSELDKLS